The following are from one region of the Leucobacter sp. Psy1 genome:
- the mtrB gene encoding MtrAB system histidine kinase MtrB: MTALHGRSRLALRRRRLRLWWLRFSQPVLGPFRARWRSSLRLRTMTITAAITAVMIFVAGVFILTSVGDDLYSSRRDQALADSARATLAAQSVLDSSNATDRARLTTLVDSVRRAVLDTSSSSMIYLRRQPGQVDVSDAPVDSNTSQALVDAVTEELSASLTDTDAPQHWQPVSLPNETGVSGPGIAVGSTLSFPSGVGNYDLFIGYNFSDTEESLNAIQRTLLITTIGLLALIISLVWVISRSVFRPIRAAADASHRLAAGDSRARMPLQNDEHFDVLSGNFNNMAETLQARITELDELSDMQQRFVSDVSHELRTPLTTIRLASEVLRGQQEAMDPSQGRAVEVLGTQIDRFETLLGDLLEISRYDAGRITLETEPTNLVALARDVIDGIQPLSKSMIELRPIGGYGTVDVDARRIRRIISNLVGNAAEHGEGRPVVVTIDSNAAAVAVTVRDWGVGLKTEDIERVFDRFWRADPARKRTFGGTGLGLAIAREDAAVHGGLLEAWSRPGEGANFRLTLPRGDASAFVSPLPLIPDDVSVEETDPGTTGGWLRRPFRRVWKERSQ, encoded by the coding sequence ATGACCGCGCTCCACGGCCGCTCGCGGCTCGCCCTGCGTCGGCGTCGGCTGCGGTTGTGGTGGCTGAGGTTCAGCCAGCCGGTACTCGGCCCGTTCCGGGCGAGGTGGCGATCCTCGCTGCGTCTGCGGACGATGACCATCACCGCTGCGATCACGGCGGTGATGATCTTCGTCGCCGGGGTGTTCATCCTGACGAGCGTCGGCGATGACCTGTACTCCTCGCGCCGCGACCAGGCGCTCGCCGACTCCGCGCGAGCGACCCTGGCGGCGCAGAGCGTGCTCGACTCCTCGAACGCGACGGATCGCGCGCGGCTCACCACCCTCGTCGATTCGGTGCGCCGCGCCGTGCTCGACACCTCGTCGAGCTCAATGATCTACCTGCGACGGCAACCCGGGCAGGTCGACGTCTCAGATGCTCCGGTGGATTCCAACACCTCCCAGGCCCTCGTCGACGCCGTGACCGAAGAACTCTCGGCGTCGCTCACCGACACCGATGCGCCCCAGCACTGGCAGCCGGTCTCGCTCCCCAACGAGACCGGGGTGTCGGGGCCAGGCATCGCGGTGGGGTCGACCCTCAGCTTCCCCTCCGGAGTCGGGAACTACGACCTGTTCATCGGGTACAACTTCTCCGACACGGAGGAGTCCCTGAACGCGATCCAGCGCACGCTCCTCATCACGACCATCGGGCTCCTGGCGCTCATCATCTCGCTCGTGTGGGTGATATCGCGCAGCGTCTTCCGCCCCATTCGAGCCGCGGCCGACGCGAGCCATCGACTCGCCGCAGGCGACAGCCGGGCCCGCATGCCGCTGCAGAACGACGAGCACTTCGACGTGCTCTCCGGGAACTTCAACAACATGGCCGAGACGCTGCAGGCAAGGATCACGGAGCTCGATGAGCTCTCGGATATGCAGCAGCGCTTCGTCTCCGACGTCTCCCACGAGCTGCGCACCCCGCTGACCACGATCCGGCTCGCCAGCGAAGTGCTCCGCGGCCAGCAGGAAGCGATGGACCCCTCCCAGGGGCGCGCCGTGGAGGTGCTCGGCACCCAGATCGACCGATTCGAGACGCTCCTCGGCGACCTCTTGGAGATCTCGCGCTACGACGCCGGCCGTATCACCCTCGAAACGGAGCCCACGAACCTCGTCGCGCTCGCCCGAGACGTCATCGACGGCATCCAGCCGCTCTCCAAGAGCATGATCGAACTGCGGCCCATCGGCGGGTACGGCACCGTCGACGTCGACGCGCGCCGCATCAGACGCATCATCTCGAATCTCGTCGGCAACGCGGCCGAGCACGGAGAGGGGAGGCCCGTGGTCGTCACGATCGACTCGAACGCCGCCGCCGTCGCGGTCACCGTTCGCGACTGGGGCGTCGGTCTCAAGACCGAGGACATCGAGCGCGTCTTCGACCGATTCTGGCGGGCGGACCCCGCCCGCAAGCGCACCTTCGGAGGCACCGGTCTCGGTCTCGCGATCGCCCGTGAGGACGCCGCCGTCCATGGCGGGCTCCTCGAGGCCTGGTCGCGTCCGGGCGAGGGCGCGAACTTCCGCCTGACCCTGCCGCGCGGTGACGCGAGCGCCTTCGTGTCACCACTGCCGCTCATCCCGGACGACGTCTCGGTCGAGGAGACCGATCCGGGCACCACGGGCGGCTGGCTGCGACGGCCGTTCCGACGCGTGTGGAAGGAGCGTTCGCAATGA
- a CDS encoding GerMN domain-containing protein, with amino-acid sequence MSRHSKLRGALASTVLALVALTGCQAVPDTGPVQPGLTELSQGDRQVRFNPNGPAEDADQQEIVRGFINAASSNADDYAVAREFLTNGYSEQWDPSTGVLIDEGTRPYREEDEGVAVLSLSTVATVDDHGVMSSAAPGPTTDVRFELEEQDGQWRISSAPTGVILELTTFEQTWARQQLYFLNQRGTLVPDTRWFLNRPTLASEIVEELLDGPTQAYQDTLHTAFPGGTSLANGSVPIIEGTAEIALSAELAEASDQTLEDVSRQLTATLDGVSGVTNYDLSAGNISVGSHEVSAPEVDHVPQVTAVQRDGAFGLLTGGEVDLLDTLDEPVVDLDADAVALSPGLDSAAVLSARGVSWIDETGVALIDSRAGQIAPAIDAFGYVWTYASRGGDGLVVRIPGDEGVTIGTSWGSGRTPVAIGLSPSGARIAALVADGDNSVLLVAPVIRDDDGRPTGLGDTVLEELWTTGAPVDFDWIDEQQFAVLSRVGEGGKVTFGGPGQLSTETGSVPGGTQISGGGARSQVRVLDSGGDLFALQGQAWQRQERERGIDVLGKVG; translated from the coding sequence ATGAGCCGGCACTCGAAGCTCCGCGGTGCGCTCGCGAGCACCGTGCTCGCACTCGTCGCACTCACCGGCTGCCAAGCGGTGCCGGACACCGGCCCCGTGCAGCCAGGCCTCACCGAACTCAGTCAGGGAGATCGGCAGGTCAGGTTCAACCCGAACGGGCCGGCGGAGGACGCCGACCAGCAAGAGATCGTGCGCGGGTTCATCAACGCGGCCTCATCGAATGCCGACGACTACGCGGTCGCCCGAGAGTTCCTCACCAACGGGTACTCGGAGCAGTGGGACCCGTCGACCGGCGTGCTCATCGACGAGGGGACGCGGCCCTACCGCGAGGAGGACGAGGGGGTCGCGGTGCTCTCGCTCTCGACCGTCGCGACGGTGGACGACCACGGTGTAATGAGCTCCGCAGCGCCAGGGCCCACGACTGACGTCCGCTTCGAGCTCGAGGAGCAGGACGGGCAGTGGCGGATCTCTTCGGCTCCGACCGGTGTGATCCTCGAGCTGACCACGTTCGAGCAGACGTGGGCGCGCCAGCAGCTCTACTTCCTGAATCAGCGCGGCACGCTCGTTCCCGACACCCGTTGGTTCCTCAACCGGCCGACCCTGGCGAGCGAGATCGTGGAGGAGCTCCTCGACGGGCCCACCCAGGCCTACCAGGACACGCTCCACACCGCGTTCCCCGGGGGAACGAGTCTCGCGAACGGGTCCGTGCCGATCATCGAGGGGACGGCGGAGATCGCGCTCTCGGCCGAGCTCGCCGAGGCCAGCGATCAAACGCTGGAGGACGTCTCGCGCCAGCTCACGGCCACGCTCGACGGGGTCTCCGGCGTCACGAACTACGACCTCAGCGCCGGCAACATCAGCGTGGGCAGCCACGAAGTTTCGGCGCCTGAAGTGGACCACGTGCCGCAGGTCACCGCCGTCCAGCGCGACGGCGCCTTCGGGTTGCTCACCGGTGGCGAAGTCGACCTGCTCGACACGCTCGACGAACCCGTCGTCGATCTCGATGCCGACGCCGTCGCACTCTCACCGGGACTCGACAGCGCCGCGGTGCTCAGCGCGCGAGGCGTCAGCTGGATCGATGAGACCGGAGTGGCCCTCATCGACTCCCGCGCCGGGCAGATCGCACCCGCCATCGATGCGTTCGGTTATGTCTGGACATACGCCTCCCGGGGAGGCGACGGCCTCGTCGTCCGAATCCCCGGTGACGAGGGTGTCACGATCGGTACCTCGTGGGGCTCCGGCAGAACCCCCGTCGCGATCGGGCTCTCGCCGTCCGGGGCGCGGATCGCCGCCCTCGTCGCGGACGGGGACAACTCGGTCCTACTCGTCGCTCCCGTGATCCGCGACGACGACGGCAGACCCACCGGACTCGGCGATACGGTGCTCGAGGAGCTGTGGACCACGGGGGCACCCGTGGACTTCGACTGGATCGACGAGCAGCAGTTCGCCGTGCTCAGCCGGGTTGGAGAGGGCGGCAAGGTGACATTCGGCGGGCCGGGACAGCTGAGCACCGAAACAGGATCGGTTCCCGGCGGCACCCAGATCAGCGGCGGAGGGGCCCGCTCTCAGGTCCGCGTGCTCGACAGCGGCGGCGACCTGTTCGCGCTGCAGGGTCAGGCCTGGCAGAGACAGGAGCGCGAGCGCGGTATCGATGTTCTCGGCAAGGTCGGCTGA
- a CDS encoding ComF family protein yields MGLSPFFCRVRAVWLDLLALLWPTECVGCGAPDRDLCDACGAALARRAASTPLLCGSVPEGAGAAGTARPPPIVPLFAAAPYVGMPRELLIALKHAGRVGFARRLGPLLARPLSEALAAAEACDGDAASADRSASAGRSASVDRSACAPLIVCVPSRSARVRQRGYRHVEEILRHTLRQLRSGRGDAGGGERAEGTSTAFLLPRRPLRALRPLAGRTGQVGLTSSQRVRNAQRIAIRSAARRRLSGRRVVIVDDVVTTGATIAAACEAVREAGAEVFAAVAICRVERRDTRDADAGSGSGSAR; encoded by the coding sequence ATGGGCCTCTCACCGTTCTTCTGCCGCGTGCGCGCCGTCTGGCTCGATCTCCTCGCCCTGCTCTGGCCCACGGAGTGCGTGGGGTGTGGGGCGCCTGACCGCGACCTCTGCGACGCGTGCGGAGCGGCGCTCGCCAGACGGGCCGCCTCGACTCCGCTGCTGTGCGGGAGCGTGCCGGAGGGAGCCGGCGCCGCAGGCACCGCGCGGCCTCCTCCGATCGTGCCGCTCTTCGCAGCCGCGCCCTACGTCGGCATGCCACGAGAACTCCTCATCGCGCTGAAGCATGCCGGACGGGTGGGGTTCGCCCGACGACTCGGGCCGCTCCTCGCGCGGCCGTTGTCTGAGGCGCTCGCCGCAGCCGAAGCCTGTGACGGTGACGCGGCGTCTGCCGACCGTTCGGCGTCTGCGGGTCGTTCAGCCTCTGTCGATCGTTCGGCCTGTGCGCCGCTGATCGTGTGCGTCCCGTCCCGCAGCGCACGCGTCAGACAGCGCGGCTACCGGCACGTCGAGGAGATTCTGCGCCACACCCTGCGGCAGCTGCGCTCCGGTCGGGGTGACGCAGGGGGAGGCGAACGTGCCGAGGGCACGAGCACGGCATTCCTCCTGCCGAGGCGGCCTCTGCGGGCCCTTCGTCCGCTCGCCGGGCGCACGGGTCAGGTCGGGCTCACGTCCTCCCAGCGAGTGCGCAACGCCCAGAGGATCGCCATCAGGAGCGCTGCGCGACGGCGCCTGAGTGGAAGGAGAGTGGTGATCGTCGACGACGTCGTGACCACCGGCGCGACGATCGCCGCCGCGTGCGAGGCCGTGCGCGAGGCAGGAGCGGAGGTCTTCGCAGCGGTCGCGATCTGCCGGGTGGAGCGCCGCGACACGCGCGACGCGGATGCCGGATCGGGCTCCGGATCGGCGAGATGA
- the hpf gene encoding ribosome hibernation-promoting factor, HPF/YfiA family produces MDVNIRGRNVGITDRFENYVGSKTEKVAGLLPKAQAFEVRVSRLSERSPQNGDRVEITVVGPGPVIRAESSGGDKYSAFDLAYGRVLERIRRAKDRRKVHKGRALPSLSEVAANDFEGVDITPASVETLEAIANGDTPPATGESQEEQYSPVVIRKKEFPSERMTVDAAVDQMELVGHDFFLFVDAETDKASVVYRRKGWNYGVIALAEE; encoded by the coding sequence ATGGACGTGAACATCCGCGGGCGGAACGTCGGGATTACCGATCGTTTCGAGAACTACGTGGGATCGAAGACGGAGAAGGTGGCGGGGCTCCTGCCGAAGGCTCAAGCGTTTGAGGTGCGAGTCTCCCGGCTCAGCGAGCGCAGCCCGCAGAACGGTGACCGTGTGGAGATCACGGTCGTCGGACCAGGCCCCGTGATTCGGGCCGAATCCTCCGGAGGCGACAAGTACTCGGCATTCGACCTCGCCTATGGGCGCGTGCTCGAACGCATCCGCCGCGCCAAGGATCGTCGCAAGGTGCACAAGGGCCGCGCCCTCCCCTCGTTGAGCGAGGTCGCCGCCAATGACTTCGAAGGGGTCGATATCACCCCCGCCTCGGTGGAGACGCTCGAGGCCATCGCCAATGGCGATACCCCTCCCGCGACCGGGGAGTCGCAGGAGGAGCAGTACAGCCCGGTCGTGATCCGGAAGAAGGAGTTCCCGTCTGAGCGGATGACCGTGGACGCTGCGGTCGATCAGATGGAGCTCGTCGGCCACGACTTCTTCCTCTTCGTCGACGCCGAGACCGACAAGGCCAGCGTGGTCTACCGCCGGAAGGGCTGGAACTACGGCGTCATCGCCCTCGCCGAGGAGTGA
- a CDS encoding endonuclease domain-containing protein, which yields MLQQDIFDEHGWIGRFDLVCESRRLIVEYDGEQHRTHRAQYVRDEYRLDRVREAGYRVLRFRADDVLRAPLAVARRVAEAIRT from the coding sequence ATGCTGCAGCAAGATATCTTCGATGAGCACGGGTGGATCGGTCGATTCGATCTCGTCTGCGAGTCCCGACGACTCATTGTGGAGTACGACGGAGAACAACATCGAACGCACCGAGCGCAGTACGTGCGTGATGAGTACCGTCTCGACCGGGTGCGCGAGGCGGGTTATCGGGTGCTGCGCTTCCGCGCAGACGATGTGCTCCGAGCGCCGCTCGCAGTCGCGCGCCGAGTTGCGGAGGCCATTCGTACCTGA
- a CDS encoding bile acid:sodium symporter family protein, whose translation MHSTAPARPDRTARIAVTVFPLLVLIAGIIGFALPGPSSTLGPAVPWLLGAIMFCMGLTLTLPDFARIAKRPWMVLVGVVLQYGIMPFLAWVIALTLQLPPELAAGVILVGCAPGGTASNVVTYLSRGDTALSVTVTTCSTLLAPIATPLLTLWIAGAILEVPFQPMMISILQTVLIPVIGGIVVRLVFRSLIVKIQGVFPWLSTIAISLIVAAVVAGSADQIAQAGLIVFVAVVLHNGLGLLLGYLVAWSMRMTQRERRAISVEVGMQNSGLAASLAAAHFSPLAALPAAVFSVWHNLSGAVFAMIMGRKPITDEPNENPR comes from the coding sequence ATGCATTCGACCGCCCCCGCGCGCCCCGATCGGACGGCGCGCATCGCCGTCACCGTGTTCCCCCTCCTGGTGCTCATCGCCGGGATCATCGGTTTCGCGCTCCCCGGCCCCTCGTCAACACTCGGTCCGGCGGTTCCGTGGCTGCTCGGCGCGATCATGTTCTGCATGGGCCTCACGCTCACGCTCCCCGACTTCGCACGCATCGCGAAGCGGCCATGGATGGTGCTGGTCGGCGTAGTGCTGCAGTACGGGATCATGCCGTTTCTCGCCTGGGTCATCGCTCTCACGCTGCAGCTGCCCCCCGAGCTGGCGGCCGGCGTGATCCTCGTCGGGTGCGCGCCCGGCGGCACCGCATCAAACGTCGTCACCTACCTCTCGCGCGGAGACACCGCCCTGTCGGTGACGGTGACCACCTGCTCGACGCTGCTCGCGCCGATCGCGACGCCCCTGCTCACGCTCTGGATCGCGGGGGCGATCCTCGAGGTGCCGTTCCAGCCGATGATGATCTCGATCCTCCAGACGGTACTCATCCCCGTCATCGGCGGCATCGTCGTGCGCCTCGTTTTCCGCTCGCTGATCGTGAAGATCCAGGGGGTGTTCCCCTGGCTGTCGACCATCGCGATCTCGCTCATCGTCGCAGCAGTCGTTGCCGGAAGCGCTGACCAGATCGCGCAGGCAGGCCTCATCGTCTTCGTCGCCGTAGTACTGCACAATGGTCTCGGCCTGCTGCTCGGGTACCTCGTCGCGTGGTCGATGCGCATGACCCAGCGGGAGCGCCGCGCCATCAGCGTCGAGGTCGGTATGCAGAACTCAGGGCTCGCCGCCTCGCTCGCCGCCGCCCACTTCTCGCCGCTCGCTGCACTGCCCGCCGCCGTCTTTTCGGTGTGGCACAACCTGTCCGGCGCGGTCTTCGCCATGATCATGGGCCGCAAGCCGATCACCGACGAGCCGAACGAGAACCCGCGCTAG
- a CDS encoding ABC transporter permease: MNANQDTGNSSAPASPGSSLPEGATAPTAARAMWIIGQREITTRLRSKAFIVSMSILIFVILAGVVGGGIASQIVGDEPASTSVAMVPDDSATVDAAPLDAAALEAGGFAVTEVADRSAAEQLVQDEEVDAAVVPGGGSGVGLTVIALSEPPADLVQALSSAPTVELLGTPDDDGGFNVLGYLVAMGFGMVFYVSALTFGTTIAQSVVEEKQTRIVEILLATVPARILLAGKLLGNSILAIGTVVVTLVLVAIAMFATGQEILLGDLGSSLLWFPVLFAFGFVLLATMYAGAASLVSRQEDIGSVTSPVMMLVMIPFFLVIFFFDNERVLAIMSYIPFSAPVGMPVRLFMGGADWWEPFVSLAIVLVTILLLVGVSSRIYSNSILRTGARVSLKDAVKG; the protein is encoded by the coding sequence GTGAACGCGAACCAGGACACGGGGAACTCGTCGGCGCCGGCGTCACCGGGGTCTTCGCTGCCGGAAGGTGCGACCGCGCCGACCGCGGCGCGCGCCATGTGGATCATCGGTCAGCGCGAGATCACCACCCGACTCCGCAGCAAGGCCTTCATCGTCTCGATGTCGATCCTCATCTTCGTCATCCTCGCCGGGGTCGTCGGCGGAGGGATCGCCTCGCAGATCGTCGGCGACGAACCCGCATCCACCAGCGTCGCCATGGTTCCCGACGACAGCGCCACCGTCGATGCCGCCCCGCTCGATGCCGCCGCGCTCGAAGCCGGAGGGTTCGCGGTCACCGAGGTGGCCGACCGGAGCGCCGCCGAACAGCTCGTGCAGGACGAGGAGGTCGACGCCGCCGTCGTGCCCGGCGGCGGCAGCGGCGTCGGGCTCACCGTCATCGCGCTCTCCGAGCCCCCTGCCGACCTTGTGCAGGCACTCTCCTCAGCGCCCACCGTCGAGCTGCTCGGCACCCCCGACGACGACGGCGGATTCAATGTGCTGGGGTACCTCGTGGCCATGGGCTTCGGCATGGTCTTCTACGTCAGCGCACTCACCTTCGGCACGACGATCGCGCAGAGCGTCGTCGAGGAGAAGCAGACCCGCATCGTCGAGATCCTGCTCGCGACGGTCCCGGCACGGATCCTGCTCGCCGGCAAGCTGCTCGGCAACAGCATCCTCGCCATCGGCACCGTCGTGGTCACCCTCGTCCTCGTCGCAATCGCGATGTTCGCCACCGGGCAGGAGATCCTCCTCGGAGACCTCGGGTCGTCGCTCCTCTGGTTCCCGGTCCTCTTCGCGTTCGGATTCGTGCTGCTCGCGACCATGTACGCCGGGGCCGCCTCCCTCGTGTCGAGACAGGAGGACATCGGGTCGGTCACGAGCCCGGTCATGATGCTCGTCATGATCCCGTTCTTCCTCGTCATCTTCTTCTTCGACAACGAGCGCGTGCTCGCGATCATGAGCTACATCCCCTTCTCCGCGCCGGTCGGCATGCCGGTGCGCTTGTTCATGGGCGGGGCCGACTGGTGGGAACCGTTCGTGTCGCTGGCCATCGTCCTCGTGACGATCCTGCTGCTCGTCGGGGTCAGCTCGCGCATCTACAGCAACTCCATCCTCCGCACCGGAGCCCGCGTCTCGCTCAAGGACGCCGTCAAGGGCTAG
- a CDS encoding ABC transporter ATP-binding protein, producing MIQVHGVSRSFGDRLVLDDVGFDVAGGRMTGFVGGNGAGKTTTMRIILGVLSADRGSVRFDGREISRQDRARFGYMPEERGLYPKMQVLEQLAYLGRLHGMTAHAATKSASELLERLGLAERGRDTLESLSLGNQQRAQIAAALVHDPVALVLDEPFSGLDPMAVEVVLGVLRDYADRGAPVLFSSHQLDIVERLCDDVVVIGDGRILAAGSREDLRADHSDHEFEIVFDASGVHGDADASAVTSWIADVPGVDLRSSSTPLTTRFAADSDDAAQRVLTEAVQRSSAGTGAAVRSFSPVTPTLAQIFREVVQ from the coding sequence ATGATCCAGGTACACGGAGTGTCGCGGAGTTTCGGTGATCGCCTGGTGCTCGACGATGTCGGTTTCGACGTCGCGGGCGGACGCATGACCGGGTTCGTCGGCGGCAACGGTGCGGGCAAAACCACCACCATGCGCATCATCCTCGGCGTCCTGTCGGCCGACCGGGGCTCGGTGCGGTTCGACGGCCGCGAGATCAGCAGGCAGGATCGCGCCCGCTTCGGCTACATGCCAGAGGAGCGGGGGCTGTACCCCAAGATGCAGGTGCTCGAGCAACTCGCCTACCTCGGGCGGCTCCACGGCATGACAGCCCACGCCGCGACGAAGTCGGCCTCAGAACTCCTCGAACGACTCGGTCTCGCTGAGCGCGGGCGCGACACCCTCGAGAGCCTCTCGCTCGGCAACCAGCAGCGGGCACAGATCGCCGCTGCCCTCGTCCACGATCCCGTCGCGCTGGTCCTCGACGAGCCCTTCTCCGGCCTCGACCCGATGGCCGTCGAGGTCGTGCTCGGCGTACTGCGGGACTACGCCGATCGCGGTGCACCGGTCCTCTTCTCCTCGCATCAGCTCGACATCGTGGAGCGCCTCTGCGACGACGTGGTCGTCATCGGAGACGGACGGATCCTCGCCGCGGGGTCGCGGGAAGACCTGCGCGCCGACCACTCGGACCATGAGTTCGAGATCGTGTTCGACGCGAGCGGGGTCCACGGCGACGCCGACGCGAGCGCCGTCACCTCCTGGATCGCCGACGTGCCAGGCGTCGACCTCCGGTCGTCATCGACCCCGCTCACGACGAGGTTCGCCGCGGACTCCGATGACGCCGCCCAGCGCGTCCTGACGGAAGCGGTGCAGCGATCCTCAGCGGGTACCGGCGCTGCCGTCCGCAGTTTCAGCCCGGTCACTCCGACCCTCGCTCAGATATTCAGGGAGGTCGTGCAGTGA
- a CDS encoding polyprenol monophosphomannose synthase: MSSHVSPDAERMGADALLVLPTYNERASLGDVVARLLRVAPALRILIVDDASPDGTGALADRLAAADERISVLHREDKLGLGTAYVAGFRRAITDGYQRVIEMDADGSHLPEELPRLLASNADLVIGSRWIPGGRIVGWPRYRRAISRTGTAVARVALRSRLRDITSGYRVFRVDALSGLELEEITSRGYGFQVELAWTLERTGHQLAEVPITFVERASGHSKMTIGIVWEALVGVLAWGVALRLGAKGMRGAREPR; encoded by the coding sequence GTGAGCAGCCACGTGAGTCCTGACGCCGAACGCATGGGCGCGGACGCCCTGCTGGTGCTGCCCACCTACAACGAGCGCGCCTCGCTCGGCGATGTGGTCGCGAGGCTGCTCCGGGTGGCACCGGCTCTGCGGATCCTGATCGTCGACGACGCGAGCCCCGATGGCACGGGAGCCCTCGCCGATCGACTCGCAGCTGCCGACGAGCGGATCTCCGTCCTGCACCGAGAAGACAAGCTCGGCCTCGGAACGGCCTACGTCGCCGGTTTCCGCCGCGCCATCACTGACGGCTATCAGCGCGTCATCGAGATGGACGCGGACGGCTCTCACCTCCCCGAGGAGCTCCCCCGCCTCCTCGCATCGAACGCCGACCTCGTCATTGGGTCGCGCTGGATCCCCGGCGGCCGCATCGTCGGCTGGCCGCGATACCGGCGCGCCATCTCGCGCACGGGAACCGCAGTCGCCCGGGTCGCGCTGCGCTCGAGGCTGCGCGATATCACCAGCGGGTATCGCGTCTTCCGCGTGGACGCCCTGTCAGGGCTCGAGCTCGAAGAGATCACGTCGCGCGGGTACGGGTTCCAGGTCGAACTCGCGTGGACCCTCGAGCGCACGGGGCACCAGCTCGCCGAAGTGCCGATCACCTTCGTGGAGCGGGCGAGCGGTCACTCCAAGATGACCATCGGGATCGTCTGGGAGGCGCTCGTCGGCGTGCTCGCGTGGGGCGTCGCGCTCAGGCTCGGCGCCAAGGGGATGCGGGGCGCACGCGAACCTCGATAG
- a CDS encoding Lrp/AsnC family transcriptional regulator has protein sequence MTLAHTPGAVHVRGDGPDAALIRALHAAPRASVSELAETVHETRATVSLRLRELIDSEAIRVTAAVNPGYLGLTVIAHISIACHTSITEVTEYARHRDEIVLVSAVSGQYHCVMEARVRTHEDLQHLLREFRELPSVAKLSTLIYSRVLRGAIAHDTFSPVTLDRIDTRIISLLRTDGRASLRSLADAVSLSPSAVRMRLRRLLDSRVLKIGVVEASGRRGARMLMGVGIGIGAGGDRVADALRSDPAVDFAAESVGEFDAIATISGATSMALLEGVERLRRLPGVIRTTTWTHLQTIKEDYTSLG, from the coding sequence ATGACACTCGCTCACACCCCTGGAGCCGTGCACGTGCGCGGCGACGGCCCGGACGCCGCACTGATCCGGGCGCTGCACGCCGCACCGCGCGCGAGCGTCTCGGAACTCGCGGAGACCGTCCACGAGACGCGCGCGACCGTGTCTCTGCGTCTCCGTGAACTCATCGATTCCGAGGCGATCCGAGTCACGGCCGCCGTGAACCCCGGATACCTCGGGCTCACCGTCATCGCGCACATCTCGATCGCCTGCCACACCTCCATCACCGAGGTCACCGAGTACGCACGGCACCGGGACGAGATCGTCCTCGTCTCCGCCGTGTCCGGCCAGTACCACTGCGTCATGGAGGCCAGGGTGCGCACGCACGAGGACCTCCAGCATCTGCTCCGCGAGTTCCGTGAACTCCCGTCGGTGGCGAAGCTTTCCACGCTCATCTACTCCCGCGTACTCAGGGGTGCGATCGCCCACGACACGTTCTCACCGGTGACGCTCGACCGCATCGACACCCGGATCATCAGCCTGCTCCGCACCGACGGCCGCGCCAGCCTCCGGTCGCTGGCCGATGCCGTGTCACTCTCCCCCTCCGCTGTGCGGATGCGCTTGCGTCGCCTGCTCGACTCCCGCGTGCTGAAGATCGGCGTCGTGGAGGCGAGCGGCCGCCGGGGCGCGCGCATGCTCATGGGGGTCGGGATCGGGATCGGCGCCGGCGGCGACAGGGTCGCCGACGCGCTCCGCAGCGACCCTGCCGTCGACTTCGCCGCCGAGTCCGTCGGGGAGTTCGACGCCATCGCCACCATCTCGGGTGCGACATCGATGGCGCTGCTCGAGGGCGTCGAGCGCCTCCGCAGGCTTCCCGGAGTCATCCGGACGACCACGTGGACGCACCTGCAGACCATCAAGGAGGACTACACGAGCTTAGGCTGA